In Vicinamibacterales bacterium, the DNA window AAGGAATGGCTCGACCGAGTCTTCCAGTTCTCCAAGGGCTCGCGCGGGGCCATCATCTGCCACGTCGCAGGCCACCGCACGCACTACCACGTCCGGTTCTTCAACGGCGTCGCCCAGGAACTCGGGCGACGGGCCCGTCCGCTGCTCGTTCAGGCCGGGCTCCTGAATCCTCCGGTCTACACCGTTCGCCACGTGGTCCGTCGGGGCGAGACGCTGGGCCACCTGGCGACGCGCTACGGGACGACGATTCGCGCCATCATGCAGGCCAACGGGCTGGCAGCCATCCAGCTTCGGGCAGGCCGCGCGTATCGCATTCCCAGGCAGGCCGCGATTCCCCCGACAGAGCCGGTGGTCGTGCGGCAGCGCCTGCTGCCGCCCCAGACGCCGGAGGCGCTGGCGGCAGTCGCCTGGCCGAGCGCCGAAACGTTGTACGGTACGACGTCGGACCGCTGATCAGCCACCCTACGCGCCGTCACCCACCCGGACATCACCTACAACGGCAGCACGGCTGAGCTGAGGCCAAACGCTCAAGTCTTCATCGCGCGCGTCGATTCTGCGTCTAGGCGACATCGCCAGGAGCAGCGTCATGCAGATCAGTTCAATCGGCAGCCCCGTGAGCGGACAGTTGACGCAGTTCGGGTTTCGCACGACCCGAACCTCGGACCTCTCGATCGTCACGGCCGAGGGAGACACGGTGACGCTGTCCACCAACAGCATGCGGGCCGTTGGGTTTGCCGGGGCGAGCGGAAGCGCCGGCGGCACCCGACTCGATGCGGCGGCGCTTCAACTGAGCAGTTCGGACTCGGTGTCGCTGAGCGTGGATGGCAACCTCAACAAGCAGGAACTCGCGGACCTCAAGAAGGTCATCACGGCGTTCGAGAAGGCCGCCGCCAAGGGCGACGCCCGCCAGTTCCTCGAGAGCCTGTCGCACGGCAACCTCGACACGATCAAGTCAGTCACGGGAAGCGCCAGCGTGGAGACGGTCGTCGAGACGATGGACGTGAGCGCGACCGCCGCGCCCCTGGTGGGAAACGCACCGTCGCCAGCGGCTCCTCCCGCGCCTCCCGCACCACCCGCGACATCGAAGCCCGAAGGCGAGCGGCCGGCCGCCGGTCAGCAGACGGCCATCGGCGACTTCACGTTCCTGATGCTGTCGAACATCCTCTTCCACGCCGGAGCGCAGCACGGCGACCACCACGAGGGCCAGCGCGAGAACCGGCACGACGCGGGGAAGGCCGAGGCGATCGCGCAGCCGCTCTCCGAGGATCGCGCCCAGGTAGAGGAACACGACTAGCAGCGCCCCCTGCGGCCGAATCCGGCGCCGGGTGGACTTCCGCTCTCGATCCTGTCGGTCTTGATGCATCATGGAGTTCGTTGCTCCAGGGAGGGCACCCATGACCGCACGGACCGTCTGGTATTTCTACAAGGTGAAGTGGGGCGCTCAGGAAGAGTTCCTCGCGTTGTTCAAGAAGAACCACTATCCGGTGCTGACAGCGCAGCTCGGTGGCCGCATCGCGGCGATCCGGCCGCTCGTGCCCGCCTATCACGGCGACGGCCGCGCCGACTGGACGTTCGTGATGGAACTGACCTTCCGCGACACGGCGGCGATGGTTGGCCCCTCGGGCGAGGACGAAATCGCCCGCCGCCTCTTTCCCGACCAGGAGGCGTTCACACGCGAGGAGCGCCGCCGCTTCGAGTTGGTTGACGCACACTGGGACGTACCGGTCACGGACGTCGAACTGGAGTAGTGACCTTGTTCCTGCGTGTCGATCATCGCCGCACGAACACGGGGAGCCGTGGGAACGCGAAGGTCCCGGCGATGTCGTCGATGAGGGTCAGCTGGCACGTGTAGAGACCCGGCGGAAGGTCATCGGTCGGCACGTCGAGCTGGAACGTCACGGCCTTTCGGTCCGGGGCGGACACGGCCGTCGCCTCCACGAGGCTCGTCTCGAACACCTTCTTCTGTCCCCGGAAGAACACCACGTTTGAGAGGACACGCACGGAACCGGCCGCGGCCGCAGCGTCGTACATCTCGTAGTAGAAGTAGAGCCGCTGGCCGGCCGGCACGACGTGGGCGATGCTCGGGACGAGTTCCTGGCCATTCTGGACGAGCGGATTGCGCGCCTCCTTCTTCGGCGCCGCTTGCAGCCGCGTGCCGACGACGACGGAACTCACACGCATTGGTACACGCGAGAGGTCGGGCACGTTCAGCGCGCCCTCGAACGATCCCATCGTGCCCGTGGCGTTCTCGCGGACCACGACCTTGAGCGAATACGTGCCGGCAGGCAGTTCGAGATCGCTCTGGTACTGGACGTTCTTCCGCTGGATCGCCTCGGTGGCGGCCACCGACAGGCTGATCGTGTCGCGAATCCGCGCGACCGGCCGGCCCTCTCCGTCACGGACGAAGCCCATCACATCGATCGTCGCCCGATCCTTGTCACGCGAAGTGGCGAACGGCACTTTCGACCCTGGCACGACCACCCACAGCGGCACGAAGTAGCGGTTGCCGCGCAGTCGGAAGTAGGCCGATGAGGCGTACACCGGCAGGTCGGTGACCGAGAGGTCCGAGAACAACTGCTCGGTCAGCTGCTGCTCGCGGTCGTCGCGCCCGGAGTGCGCGAAGTCACGCGGCGCATAGTAGCCGGCACGGTATTCCAGCTCGAGATCGGGTCGCTTCAGGCCGACCTTGATCCGGCGGAATCGGCCGTCACGCCCACGGTTGCTGCTGGTGAAGCCAAGCAGGTAGTACGCGGACGAATCGGCCACCACGCGATCGAACACGGCCTTGACGTCGTTCTGGTCGAAGAATGCGCGTCCGCCCGTATCCTCGGCCAGCGAGGAGAGGGCATCCTGCGATGCCGCCATCGTGTCGAAGCGACCGGAGACGGCCCGCCCCGAGAACGCGGACTGGCCGCGCGTGCTGGCCTGGCTGGCATCGCCCGCAGGCCCGAGCGCCTGCAGCCCTCGCATGTCGGCGGCGTAGATGGAGACATTCGCGCGCACCGCATGGTCGATGACCGTGCGCATGGCGACGCGATTGTCCATGCCGCTCTGAGCCATCCCGCTGCTGAAGTAGACCAGGGATTTCTTCTGTTCGATGCCGGCCATCGCGTCGGTGAGCGCCTGGAGCGCCTGCAGTCGGCGGTCGGTGTTGAACAAGGTGAATTCGGCGTCATCCGGAGCAAACGCGGTGGCGCTGTCGTCGGTGGGATCGGTCGCGACCGGCTCGTCGAAGCCCGCGCCTTCCACGCCGCTCAGCCGGTCGATCGTCCCCAGCAACGCGTCGCGGTCAGAGGTGAAGTCCTGCAGCACCTGCAGCGTCGTGGAGAGCGTGGCAATCGCCACCATGTCCGCCGGCGTCAGCCGCTTCTCGATGTAGTCGCGCGCGGACGCCGCGGACCGGATCATCTCCCCGGGCTGCATCGAGCTGAGGTCGAACAACATCGCGATGAGTCGCCGGCCGTGGAGATCGAGCGGGGTTGGAGACACGGGCGAGACGCCCGTGCCACTCGATTGGACGCCCGTGCCACTCGATCGGACGCCCGTGCCACTCTGTCCCACGCGGCCGAGCACGGTCGGGACGGCAGCCGGGACGGCCTCGCTCGGTGGCGACTCGATCTCCTCGAAGTCGAATGTCGCGATCGTCTGCGGCTTGTTGTCCTCGAGTATCGTGAAGTCGTCGCGGGTCAGGCCGCGCACCACCGCGCCGTTCCGATCCCGGACCACGACGTTCACCGTGACGAGGTCCACTCCGGAACGAAAGACGGCGGCCGGTCGCTGGAGTGGCGCCCCGGTCTGCTGCTGCGCCATCGTCGCGCCCGAGGCGGACCATCCCGCGACGGCCAGCGCGACGGCGAACGGAGCCCGGAGTGCGTTCACGATCGACTTACTGATCATGCCCTGCTCAGAACATCAGACGGACGACGAGTTGGACGCTGCGCATCGGGCGAACGGACACGACCTGCCCGAACGTGGGCGAGTTCACCACGGTGTCGATCGCCGCCCAGACCGGCGTGTTCAACACGTTGTTCGCCTGGACGCGGAACATCAGCCCGCGCGTGCCGCGAATCGGAAACGACTTCACCAGGCCCATGTTCAGCGTGCGAGACCCCGGCCCGATGATCATGTTCCGCTGGGACGTGCCGAACGTCCCCGCAGGCGGCACGCTGAATGCCGACGTGTTGAAGAACCGCTGGAGCGTGGGGTTGTCGAGCGCGACCGGCTGTCCGTTGTAGTTGGCGCGCAGCGTCCCGTTCACGCCGCCCGCCACGTCCGACACGGCACCGGCCACGCGCGCGGTGAACGGCTGGCCCGACGAGAGAGAGACCGTCCCGGCCAGCGCCCAGCCCCCGAACAGGATGTTCGCCGCACCATCCTCGTTCAGCCAACGACGATTCGTCCCGAACGGCAGCTCGAGGCTGAAATCGCCGGTGAACCGATGCCGCTGATCGAAGCTCGACAGCCCCCATTCCGCATCGAGATCCTTGTCGTTCTGCGCCACCACACCGCCACCACCGCCGAGCGTCGAGGCGTTGTCCCTCGATTTCGACAGCGTGTAGACGCCACCGAACGACAGGCCCCGCGCGAGCCGCTTCCGCACCCGCAGCGACAGCGCGTGCAGGATCGACTCCGCGCCCGATGATTCCCAGATGAACGCCTGCACTCCCGGCATCAGGAGCCCGGACGATCCGCGGTTGGGCGCACGCAGCATGTCGAGGCTTCGGCCCTTCGTGCCGGTGTAGCTGATCCCCGCAGAGAGCGTGCGCCCGAACTCCCGCTGCACGTCCACGTTCCACAGGTGCACATAGCCGATCTGGTACGAGGGATCGACGCCGAAGTTGTTCGTCGTCGTCGCCGTGGACGGGGTGCCGAACGCGTTCGACAGCGATAGCGGAGCCGTCACCGTCCCGATCCGCGTGTCGGTCGTCGCAAACGGCGGCTGCGCGGCGAGCTTCTGCGCAATCGACAGGTACGGCACCGAGCTGTAGTTGATCCCGTAGCCGCCGCGAATCACGACCTGCCGCTGCGGCCGCCACGCCAGGCCGATTCGCGGCGCGAAGTTGTTCAGGTCCGGCTCGACGACGGTCAACGGGTACAGCCCCGTGTATGGTCCGGATTGCCCGGCCTGCACGGCCGTCGCGGCCGCGAAGCCAGGCGCCACGTCCAGGTCGACGAGGCGATTGCCCGCCTCCGAGTACGGCGACTGGTATTCGTACCGCACTCCCACGTCGAGCGTCAGGTTCGACGACACGCGCCAGTCGTCCTGCGCGAACGCGCTCCAGGACTGCGACCGGAATCGCACCAGTCCCGGCCCGAACTGGACCGACGCCTGCTGCGGCATTCCGAGCAGGAAATCGGCGAAGTCCGCACCGCTGAGGCGCGCCGTGCTGCCGCCCGTGAACAGGCCGGTGAACGTGTACGCGCCTCGCGCGCTGCTGTCCGTACGGCTGTCGAGCCGCTCGTCCTTGAAGCCGACACCCCAGCGGACGTTGTGCTTCTTGTACACGCGCATCATCGAGTCGGCCCAGGTGAGCGTCTGGGTGGACCGCGTGGACGGCGTGATGTCGCGCAGGCCGGTGAACCCTGAGAACGACAGGTTCGGCACGCCCCAGTCGAACGGATCGGCGGCCACTCCCGTGATGCCGGCGTCATTCGCCGCGTTGGCGAGATAGGCGTACCGGTTCGTCGTCGTCGAATCGCTGCGGTTGAACTGCGTGCGGACCGCGTGCACGATGTGCCACGCCGTGAAGGAGAATCCGACCGGAATGTCCCAGCCCGATTGCGACGACTCGCCGCCGATCGTCGGGAACGCGGCACTCTGTGTGCTCGTTTGCCGGTGGTAGTGAATCGCCACGTTGAAGGTGGTCCCGCCGCCCATCGGCCCGCCGCGCCCTCCCCCGGCCGGTCCACCCATCATTCCGGCGCCCCGC includes these proteins:
- a CDS encoding VWA domain-containing protein, which encodes MISKSIVNALRAPFAVALAVAGWSASGATMAQQQTGAPLQRPAAVFRSGVDLVTVNVVVRDRNGAVVRGLTRDDFTILEDNKPQTIATFDFEEIESPPSEAVPAAVPTVLGRVGQSGTGVRSSGTGVQSSGTGVSPVSPTPLDLHGRRLIAMLFDLSSMQPGEMIRSAASARDYIEKRLTPADMVAIATLSTTLQVLQDFTSDRDALLGTIDRLSGVEGAGFDEPVATDPTDDSATAFAPDDAEFTLFNTDRRLQALQALTDAMAGIEQKKSLVYFSSGMAQSGMDNRVAMRTVIDHAVRANVSIYAADMRGLQALGPAGDASQASTRGQSAFSGRAVSGRFDTMAASQDALSSLAEDTGGRAFFDQNDVKAVFDRVVADSSAYYLLGFTSSNRGRDGRFRRIKVGLKRPDLELEYRAGYYAPRDFAHSGRDDREQQLTEQLFSDLSVTDLPVYASSAYFRLRGNRYFVPLWVVVPGSKVPFATSRDKDRATIDVMGFVRDGEGRPVARIRDTISLSVAATEAIQRKNVQYQSDLELPAGTYSLKVVVRENATGTMGSFEGALNVPDLSRVPMRVSSVVVGTRLQAAPKKEARNPLVQNGQELVPSIAHVVPAGQRLYFYYEMYDAAAAAGSVRVLSNVVFFRGQKKVFETSLVEATAVSAPDRKAVTFQLDVPTDDLPPGLYTCQLTLIDDIAGTFAFPRLPVFVRR
- a CDS encoding carboxypeptidase regulatory-like domain-containing protein — encoded protein: MTTDWIVSRAARALSIWTAVTLAPFVASDARGQVPVPTGWPGAASTRPSCSLTGIVTAGQSGQSGLPGVAISVKQHDAAAAAVATSTNTDGTFSLAPPGPGRYVLSAEFAGFAPVSKELTVDASCQVRIELAMTLASRVAPPARPVGPEVTPPGVPSATVKPRPEATSGLPARAQPSGTGAARFQRVTPAAGIASGAGNGPTDQLGASADDARALAEHLSLPPGFTPETMSDTVTAFGSAGQTNEMMLFGPRGDGLLGGLPGQPGSGEDRLPGVGAAFGPGAGAGGFGGPGGRGGMGGGRPGMAGPGGQRGGLNERLAMANRLRQDQPHGQVSYTVGGSPFDAAPYSLNGQSTQKPDYLQQRLAATIGGQFKIPRLFDLGPRTYYFLNYTGNHSANAYSAYSTVPIAAQRAGDFSSSPVLLVDPLTNLPFAGNRIPANRLSPSAQALLQYIPLPNQDGTARNYYYSTTNTTSADDLNFRFVRTFGATENRRGGRGAGMMGGPAGGGRGGPMGGGTTFNVAIHYHRQTSTQSAAFPTIGGESSQSGWDIPVGFSFTAWHIVHAVRTQFNRSDSTTTNRYAYLANAANDAGITGVAADPFDWGVPNLSFSGFTGLRDITPSTRSTQTLTWADSMMRVYKKHNVRWGVGFKDERLDSRTDSSARGAYTFTGLFTGGSTARLSGADFADFLLGMPQQASVQFGPGLVRFRSQSWSAFAQDDWRVSSNLTLDVGVRYEYQSPYSEAGNRLVDLDVAPGFAAATAVQAGQSGPYTGLYPLTVVEPDLNNFAPRIGLAWRPQRQVVIRGGYGINYSSVPYLSIAQKLAAQPPFATTDTRIGTVTAPLSLSNAFGTPSTATTTNNFGVDPSYQIGYVHLWNVDVQREFGRTLSAGISYTGTKGRSLDMLRAPNRGSSGLLMPGVQAFIWESSGAESILHALSLRVRKRLARGLSFGGVYTLSKSRDNASTLGGGGGVVAQNDKDLDAEWGLSSFDQRHRFTGDFSLELPFGTNRRWLNEDGAANILFGGWALAGTVSLSSGQPFTARVAGAVSDVAGGVNGTLRANYNGQPVALDNPTLQRFFNTSAFSVPPAGTFGTSQRNMIIGPGSRTLNMGLVKSFPIRGTRGLMFRVQANNVLNTPVWAAIDTVVNSPTFGQVVSVRPMRSVQLVVRLMF